In Thermodesulfobacteriota bacterium, a single genomic region encodes these proteins:
- a CDS encoding PD-(D/E)XK motif protein, whose amino-acid sequence MSLNELSPIEIFEALNAPHEIEGKGEHFIAMPIPSRLGVFIAKDAKRNPALLLSVSDKENLRPLPITLEHIVADHGVECKIQEPDETTHQGVFSIIRCVNAERMLKEYFLRVLMPIIQEMNTKLTYQDISCAVKTLMELFRLINTPGRKTIQGLWAELYLILKASNPDFLAQAWHSTAGDRYDFNAGSERIEVKSTTRSLRIHSFSFEQLNPPDKTKVLIASMCVEEAGIGMSVFDIVDEIRAKLGNNIRLAGRIDEVVASTLGNAWRQAGDVKFDLEVAESSLRFFDSMAVPAIRGNLPEGVSNLRFKADLSHTESIELRGLEGKGELFRALREDA is encoded by the coding sequence ATGAGCTTAAATGAGCTTAGCCCAATTGAGATCTTTGAGGCACTGAATGCCCCTCATGAGATAGAAGGGAAGGGAGAGCATTTCATAGCTATGCCTATACCTAGTAGGCTAGGGGTTTTTATCGCTAAAGATGCAAAAAGAAACCCTGCTTTATTGCTGTCGGTATCAGACAAAGAAAATCTTCGACCTCTACCCATAACACTTGAGCACATAGTGGCAGATCATGGCGTTGAGTGTAAAATACAGGAACCGGATGAAACAACCCATCAAGGAGTATTTTCGATAATTCGCTGTGTCAATGCAGAAAGAATGCTGAAGGAATATTTTCTACGGGTGCTTATGCCAATTATACAAGAAATGAACACAAAGCTAACATATCAAGATATATCTTGTGCTGTAAAAACATTAATGGAGCTTTTCAGGCTAATTAATACGCCCGGGAGAAAAACAATACAAGGACTGTGGGCAGAGCTTTATTTGATTTTAAAAGCATCAAATCCCGATTTTTTGGCCCAGGCATGGCATAGCACAGCAGGAGACAGGTACGATTTCAATGCTGGAAGCGAGAGAATAGAAGTAAAAAGCACAACAAGGTCTTTAAGAATACACAGCTTTTCGTTTGAGCAGCTCAATCCGCCTGATAAGACAAAGGTATTAATTGCATCCATGTGTGTTGAAGAGGCGGGAATAGGAATGAGCGTGTTCGATATTGTGGATGAGATTCGAGCAAAACTGGGAAATAATATAAGGCTCGCCGGCAGGATTGATGAGGTAGTTGCCTCAACGCTTGGCAATGCATGGCGGCAAGCAGGGGACGTAAAATTCGATTTAGAAGTGGCGGAGTCTTCTTTAAGGTTCTTTGACTCAATGGCAGTGCCTGCAATCAGAGGAAATTTGCCAGAGGGAGTCAGCAATCTCAGATTTAAGGCGGATCTCAGTCATACAGAGTCAATAGAGCTTAGAGGCTTGGAGGGAAAAGGAGAGCTGTTTAGAGCATTAAGAGAAGACGCTTAG
- a CDS encoding very short patch repair endonuclease — translation MERKTPSFKELSPSSEASSRAKKKNRHVDTGPEIILRRELWKLGLRYRKNVKEVVGKPDIAFMREKVAVFCDGDFWHGRDWPELREKLLRRANADYWIRKIFCNIERDLEHNKILREAGWSIIRIWESDIKRDPGTAARCVRDVLQGSKQAK, via the coding sequence TTGGAAAGGAAGACGCCGAGCTTTAAAGAGCTTTCGCCATCAAGCGAGGCGAGCTCAAGAGCTAAAAAGAAGAATAGGCACGTTGATACAGGGCCGGAGATAATTTTGCGGAGGGAGCTTTGGAAGCTGGGCCTTCGTTATCGAAAAAATGTAAAAGAGGTAGTAGGGAAGCCTGATATCGCCTTCATGAGGGAAAAAGTAGCGGTCTTTTGTGATGGTGATTTCTGGCACGGGAGAGATTGGCCGGAATTAAGAGAAAAGCTGCTAAGACGAGCTAATGCAGATTATTGGATCAGGAAGATTTTCTGTAATATTGAAAGGGATTTGGAGCATAACAAGATTCTTCGGGAAGCCGGCTGGAGCATCATAAGAATATGGGAGTCCGATATTAAGCGGGATCCTGGAACGGCGGCGAGATGCGTTAGAGATGTTTTGCAGGGATCAAAACAAGCGAAATAA
- a CDS encoding DNA cytosine methyltransferase — MPKLNVISLFTGAGGLDYGFEAAGFTTRVAIEMDSDCCETIKKNRDWPVICQDINDVSSEQILKTAGIKKGKVDVLIGGPPCQPFSKSGYWVNGDTLRLNDKRANTLYAYMRCVSDLLPKVFFLENVHGINFSGKEEGFLLLERLTKEINRQTGMRYKLSWRVLDSSDYGVPQARTRFFLIGHREGERFQFPEPTHGDLIERNTMQLSLLGHEILPKITAWDAIGDIKPTEAESLKVRGRWATLLPSIPEGENYLWHTNRKGGLPLFGWRAKYWSFLLKLAKNKPSWTIQAQPGPAIGPFHWKNRLLSVREMARIQTFPDNINFVGIRLSIQRQIGNAVPSLIAEILAREIGEQFFGMSKSESPTLKITYKRPIPPPEPVELVPEEYHYLQGDHPDHPGEGNGNRVKKAKREDEKNLVREPELSYA, encoded by the coding sequence ATGCCTAAGCTTAACGTGATAAGTCTTTTTACGGGAGCAGGTGGACTTGACTACGGCTTCGAGGCTGCTGGATTTACAACAAGAGTCGCTATAGAGATGGATAGTGACTGTTGTGAGACAATTAAGAAAAATAGAGATTGGCCCGTTATCTGTCAGGATATAAACGATGTCTCAAGTGAACAGATATTGAAGACGGCCGGGATCAAAAAGGGGAAAGTTGATGTACTGATAGGAGGGCCACCATGCCAGCCGTTTTCAAAATCTGGATACTGGGTCAACGGAGACACGCTGAGACTTAACGATAAAAGAGCTAATACGCTTTATGCATATATGCGGTGCGTGTCTGATTTGCTGCCCAAGGTGTTCTTCTTGGAAAATGTCCACGGGATTAACTTTTCTGGAAAAGAAGAGGGCTTTCTTTTGCTCGAGAGGCTGACAAAGGAGATTAATCGTCAGACCGGGATGAGATACAAATTATCATGGCGTGTGCTTGACTCGTCAGATTATGGCGTGCCCCAGGCAAGAACGAGATTTTTCCTTATCGGGCACAGGGAAGGGGAGCGCTTCCAATTTCCAGAGCCGACTCATGGGGATCTGATAGAAAGGAATACGATGCAATTGAGTCTCCTCGGCCACGAGATATTACCCAAAATTACCGCCTGGGATGCAATAGGAGATATTAAGCCTACAGAGGCAGAGAGCTTGAAAGTCAGGGGACGGTGGGCAACCCTTCTACCCTCGATACCGGAGGGAGAGAACTATCTTTGGCATACAAATCGCAAAGGAGGGCTGCCCCTGTTCGGATGGCGTGCCAAGTATTGGAGCTTCCTTCTAAAACTGGCTAAAAATAAGCCATCCTGGACGATACAGGCACAGCCTGGGCCAGCGATAGGACCTTTTCACTGGAAGAACAGACTCTTGAGCGTGAGGGAGATGGCACGAATTCAAACTTTCCCTGATAATATTAATTTCGTCGGGATTCGCCTGTCCATCCAGAGGCAGATCGGCAATGCGGTACCTTCACTCATTGCCGAGATTTTGGCCCGAGAGATTGGAGAGCAGTTTTTCGGGATGTCAAAGAGTGAGAGCCCGACTCTTAAAATAACCTATAAGAGGCCTATACCACCACCTGAGCCTGTAGAATTGGTGCCAGAAGAGTATCATTATCTACAGGGCGATCACCCGGATCACCCAGGCGAAGGAAATGGAAATAGGGTGAAAAAAGCGAAGAGAGAAGATGAAAAGAATCTGGTACGTGAGCCCGAGCTCAGTTATGCATAG